The sequence below is a genomic window from Setaria italica strain Yugu1 chromosome IV, Setaria_italica_v2.0, whole genome shotgun sequence.
GATGGCGCTCACGTCGGAGATGCCGCTGAAGAGGttgaggctgaagaagaggcCGGCGAGGACGAACATGATGGTGGTGGAGGAGACAATGGTGGGCTCATTGCTCTTATCTATGTAGGATGATGTGAGGTTGGAAATGTACATAGTCATATTTGGATCGCAGAATTCTCTCGGGTCAAGCTTGAGTGCAAAGTGAAGGACCATTGTGTGGTATACGGACGATTACTTGAGAGTAATCTTGAGTTTATCGTAGCTGGGGTTTGGTTTGGTTCATCTCTGGAGCATTGCATGGCTATATAAGCTAGTTTGGTGTGTGCAGTAAGCTGCGTTCGCGGTGGCCAATGGCGAATGGCATCGCGTGCTTGCCATGTTTTTTGTTTGGTGTCCGTTACAGAAGCTAGAGTACGTTGAAGCTCAGATTATTACTGGTTGACTGCGACTGGCATCACTTGCTTGCCAAGTCTTGAATTGATACAAAGTGCTTCGCATGATTATCTGCTCTAATTAATAACATTCGATCTGTGAGCTACTTTATTCGATCTGTATGTGTTTGCCTTTGGTGTTTATTAATCCCAGAATATTTTCTCTTCTTTACCAAAGGACACAGAGGACGACCATGACTCCATGAGATCGAATACGTGAGCTAGTTTCTTTAACTTTTCTGTATTTTGTCTTTGGTATTATTAATGACAATATTTCTTTATCAAAGGACTGCAGATCACTATGAGAATGCGTTAGTTTATATTAGTTCTCCTGCCTTTTTATCTTCTGTGTTTCATAATTCCACACTATCTTTACTTTACCAAATTAAAGGGCGGGCGCACTGTCTCAGTTAGGCTATTGTAGACCCTTTTGTTTTATCATGCTTTTAAAGATGCCATGCCATGTTTCTAGTAAACAAGTTAGGATTTGAGAAAATGTTTAGAGATATACACTTTGATAATATAATTAATTTCTTACAATATATAATCAATTGATACAAGTTAATTAAATAAAGATCATATTAACAATAAACATAGAGAGTAATTAAATAACCTTAAATTATTCTTATTATACGATTCGCATGATATGGTTTATGTTCTTGCTATGTTTAACCATCTAAGTATGATGAAATTCCTTAGTAGCTAGCTTAGCCCCATTCTAGGCATTCTTGAACCCTACGCTTACATAAATGGAGGAATAGGATGGCACAAAGAGGATAGTAGCCGCGACAATGGGTGGCACTTGTAACTGCATAGGGAGCCTGAGCTTCAAGAACATCTGAGTTGTTAACTGCACTGTGTGATTTACTTGGTCATTAACAAGCGAGCTCAGATGTCGCAATGTCCACATGTCAGGCACAATGTCACATATTAATTACTGTAGAAAGGTATAGCCAACGTGGTTTGATGTATAAGAATACAACATGTATATACGAACATCTTGAAACTCTCAAGCATTTTgtaagaagaaaaggatggaggaCTGATTCAATCTCACGAGGTAGTTTGCGACCACGTCACATGTTAAACCATGTTCTTGAGTGGGCATAGACCCTATTTGAAATTGTTGGACAAAATAATTTTCTCGTTCACATCCTGATCAAATAACAGAATCTAACATATATATAACATGTTATAAAGATcacatgaattttttttgtcatttcaaCCTGTTTTCAACCACGAGAacaagaagagaaggatgaaTCTAGAATAGTGAATGATTTGGGGATAAAAAAATCTTGAGACAGATTAATAGACAGACATATaccctttatttatttatttttcaggAAAACAAGTACATAGAAAAATTGCGTACAATGAAGCTGATCAATACTGAATGATTACTGAGACTGACACGCATGACATTGTTCCAAACTTCCAAGCAACATAGATGGTCAAGATTGCACTGTCGATCGAGTATCCTCCATTGGCTAAgcagtcagcactcagcaggcGCCACGGCGGAATCCGACGGCCCCGCCGCCGATGTCATACAGCACCTCAAGCGTCCTCTGCTGCACGTTGCCGATGATCCCCACGGACTCGTCGTCGCCGGTGGACGCGAAGGCGAGGCAGCCGTCGAGAATGGTCCCCGACCGGTCGAGCTCCACCGTGGCGCCCCTCTCGAACACGAGGGAAACGCTTGGAACCTTGACGTCGTCGCCGACGGCATCGCTGATGTTGAAGCACGTGTCCAAgatcgccgacgacgacgccaccCGCGGGTACATCTTCATCTCCTTCCTGAACGCCGCCCGAAGAACACGGTACGCCTTCGGGGGCAGCCGCGTGATGATCGTTCCCGAGTCCATGACCGCGCCGGCGCTGAACGCCGACGGGGGCACGCGGAGGCGCCGCCCGGCCACGGTGATGCCCTGCAGGAGCACGAGGTAGAAGGTGTCGACGCTCATGGTCCTGTACATGGGCGTGACCGTGAACCTCGACGAGGAGGCGCGCGGCACGCCGAGCGTCAGGAAGCCGGAGTAGTTCGCCGCCGGCGGGAGGCAGTAGGAGAAGGCCTTGGTCGCCGTCTGCGACACGAGCGacggcgagccgccgccgagacCCATGAGCCCGTCGGCCTTGTCGCTGAACAGCTGCGCGGCGTGGCTGCAACCGAACTGGAAGTGGTCGACGGCGTACGCCGGGGT
It includes:
- the LOC101771613 gene encoding aspartyl protease family protein At5g10770, with the translated sequence MIPVLPLVLVLCVSSPIAHATTSTLKSNAVCSGHRVSIPLSSRTWLPLNHRRGPCSPFPSSETIPSTADVLHRDRLRADRIRKGLNGTAGAKRRDVTVPTTLGSSLDTLEYVVTVGLGTPAVTQTVHIDTGSDVTWVQCRPCPTTACHPQKDKLFNPARSATYSAIGCGSAACNGLSRDLYGNGCSKRRQCQYIVNYGDGSNTTGTYSTDKLTLTPAYAVDHFQFGCSHAAQLFSDKADGLMGLGGGSPSLVSQTATKAFSYCLPPAANYSGFLTLGVPRASSSRFTVTPMYRTMSVDTFYLVLLQGITVAGRRLRVPPSAFSAGAVMDSGTIITRLPPKAYRVLRAAFRKEMKMYPRVASSSAILDTCFNISDAVGDDVKVPSVSLVFERGATVELDRSGTILDGCLAFASTGDDESVGIIGNVQQRTLEVLYDIGGGAVGFRRGAC